A portion of the Calothrix sp. 336/3 genome contains these proteins:
- a CDS encoding 2Fe-2S iron-sulfur cluster-binding protein, translating to MGNIKFVKENQEVIAANGANLRLKAMENGVDIYKTWGKMMNCGGGGQCGCCAIAIVEGMENLSPRTDAENRLLKKKPENYRLACQTIVNGAVTVTTKP from the coding sequence ATGGGTAATATTAAGTTTGTCAAAGAGAATCAGGAAGTGATAGCTGCAAATGGCGCGAATTTGCGTCTCAAAGCCATGGAGAATGGTGTTGATATCTATAAAACCTGGGGTAAGATGATGAACTGTGGCGGTGGTGGGCAGTGTGGCTGTTGCGCGATCGCCATCGTAGAAGGTATGGAGAACCTTTCCCCTCGTACCGATGCCGAAAATCGTTTGTTAAAGAAAAAGCCAGAAAATTACCGTCTTGCTTGTCAGACAATAGTCAATGGAGCAGTGACAGTCACAACAAAACCCTAG
- a CDS encoding transglutaminase family protein translates to MEAYLQVSEIIDWQHPAILQLARQLTLGKHNSLEIAQNCFEWVRDKIHHSYDYQMNPVTCKASDVLQYQTGYCFAKSHLLAALLRANSLPAGFCYQRLSLHDNGAPYTLHGFNAVYLAGIGWYRIDARGNRSGVNAQFTPPQEQLAFSVQFPQEADFTNIFSEPLPIVVEKLQSHSTWDDFLQNLPDVSPELREKYALISNTCD, encoded by the coding sequence ATGGAAGCATATTTACAAGTAAGTGAAATTATTGACTGGCAACATCCGGCAATTTTGCAATTAGCAAGACAGCTGACTCTAGGCAAGCACAATTCCCTGGAAATTGCCCAAAACTGTTTTGAGTGGGTGCGGGATAAAATTCACCATAGTTACGATTATCAAATGAATCCTGTCACTTGTAAAGCATCCGACGTATTGCAATATCAAACAGGTTATTGCTTTGCTAAAAGTCATTTACTCGCTGCACTTTTACGGGCAAATTCCCTACCTGCCGGATTTTGCTACCAAAGATTAAGTTTACACGACAATGGTGCGCCATATACTTTACATGGTTTCAATGCAGTTTATCTAGCAGGAATTGGCTGGTATCGCATAGATGCTAGGGGAAATCGTTCTGGAGTTAATGCTCAATTTACTCCACCCCAGGAGCAGTTAGCATTTTCTGTGCAATTTCCCCAGGAAGCGGATTTTACCAATATTTTTTCTGAACCTTTACCCATCGTTGTCGAAAAGTTACAGTCACACTCCACATGGGACGATTTTCTGCAAAATTTACCTGATGTTTCTCCAGAATTGAGAGAAAAATATGCTTTAATTAGTAATACTTGTGACTAA
- the psbM gene encoding photosystem II reaction center protein PsbM, translating to MQVNDLGFVASLLFVLVPAVFLIILYIQTASREGKKD from the coding sequence ATGCAAGTTAATGACCTAGGGTTCGTAGCCAGCCTTCTGTTTGTGCTAGTTCCCGCAGTATTTTTAATAATCCTGTACATTCAAACAGCTAGCCGCGAAGGTAAAAAAGATTAA
- a CDS encoding photosystem II reaction center protein K, giving the protein MEAALLLAKLPEAYQIFDPLVDVLPIIPVFFLLLAFVWQAAIGFR; this is encoded by the coding sequence ATGGAAGCAGCACTATTATTAGCAAAATTGCCTGAAGCTTACCAAATCTTTGACCCCTTGGTAGATGTTCTGCCAATCATCCCCGTATTCTTTTTGTTGCTAGCTTTTGTCTGGCAAGCAGCAATTGGTTTCCGGTAA
- the modA gene encoding molybdate ABC transporter substrate-binding protein, with translation MYRRKLLAFISMAIASLLLAVALPFVSFTPVAAQSNTTLLVSAAASLKDVLEEIKPIYQQTQKNIKINFNFGSSGALLQQIQQGAPVDIFISAAKKQMDTLEQTGQLIAATRSNIAKNRLVLVVPQKVVGVTSLYNLKDSKIKKIAIGEPRTVPAGQYAEQVLKKLRIYEQVKSKFVYANNVRQVLAMVGSGNADAGLVYTTDAKISRNVKVVVAADEKYHSPIVYPIAVLKKSKNVEVARNFAQYLTSEPAQAVLRKYGFLMP, from the coding sequence ATGTATAGAAGAAAGCTGCTGGCTTTTATTTCCATGGCGATCGCCAGCTTATTATTAGCGGTTGCTTTACCCTTCGTCAGTTTTACTCCTGTAGCTGCTCAATCGAATACAACTTTATTGGTATCAGCAGCAGCGAGTTTAAAGGATGTTCTCGAAGAAATTAAACCGATTTACCAACAAACTCAGAAAAATATCAAGATTAACTTCAATTTTGGATCTTCCGGCGCTTTACTCCAACAAATTCAGCAGGGAGCACCTGTAGATATTTTCATTTCTGCGGCGAAAAAACAGATGGATACCCTAGAACAAACAGGGCAGTTAATTGCCGCAACCCGCAGTAATATAGCTAAAAATCGTTTGGTTTTAGTTGTACCCCAAAAAGTTGTCGGTGTGACTAGTTTATATAACCTCAAAGATAGTAAAATCAAGAAAATTGCTATTGGTGAACCCAGAACCGTACCTGCCGGACAATACGCAGAGCAAGTATTAAAAAAATTACGAATTTATGAGCAGGTAAAATCCAAATTTGTCTATGCAAATAATGTCCGCCAAGTTCTAGCCATGGTGGGAAGTGGCAATGCTGATGCCGGTTTGGTTTATACCACCGACGCGAAAATTTCCCGAAATGTCAAGGTAGTAGTCGCTGCTGATGAAAAATATCATTCACCAATTGTTTATCCCATAGCTGTTTTGAAGAAGAGTAAAAATGTAGAAGTAGCTAGAAATTTTGCTCAGTATTTGACTAGTGAACCAGCTCAGGCAGTATTACGGAAATATGGATTTTTAATGCCTTAA
- a CDS encoding ATPase domain-containing protein: MPDIRLMSTGVPNLDAVLGGGIPVYSLNILAGSPGSGKTILAQQILFNSIQHHPQTKGIYLSTLSEPSVKVVRYMQYFDFFDGAAFGEQVIYRDLGGFLYEQPLSGLAEQIVTLVHQYQAEILVIDSFKAIHDLTENLGEFRRFCYDLSVRLASARCTTFLVTESDRTQITQGAEFAIADGIFYLCMSKIGGEQSRFFQIYKLRGRDSQMEAFPFTISSSGVRIFSPALTLRRQRSNLEREEQCLHTGISGLDPLLKGGIPLGRSIILSGVSGTGKTTFGLQFLITGAANNERGLLFSFEETADRLYKTAAGFGWDLAPYIAQDILRIVFVPQTDIRLEEQLENIVEAVENFQPRRFVLDSLSVFLYKVNDSATQREKTFQLATIVQRVGGVGLLISDIPAEEKYRLSRFGVEETIADGTIVLSTEVTGKRRDRYIEVFKMRAADYISGRHRLEITPHGIEVLYLGGQTAPSSELTTPPTLTFEPLQGLIQGELSFNTSWLLQGEPGLGKSTLAYQFAMEGLRRQESVLYIGADVPQQQIRQSLENFGFFPTPYLESGNLLILDVFSAGENSLSLEDPERFLFTVSHFLAQMPRPCRVVLDSLTPLAINYPHADFVTLVHRKNRLLRQPGVVLFDIFLTKILNQSDLYGLLNTFDVVIDLYIPNWGEMNRPGNLGYPSLRVVKSRGTRADTRPYPYRISQTEGIVVQQDYYH, encoded by the coding sequence ATGCCAGATATTCGCCTCATGTCCACAGGAGTACCGAATCTTGATGCCGTTTTAGGCGGTGGTATTCCTGTGTATTCGTTAAATATTTTGGCAGGTTCTCCAGGAAGCGGTAAAACCATTTTAGCTCAACAGATTCTCTTCAATTCGATTCAACATCATCCCCAGACAAAGGGAATTTATTTAAGTACATTATCTGAACCGAGTGTCAAAGTAGTTCGCTATATGCAATACTTTGATTTTTTTGATGGTGCAGCTTTTGGGGAGCAGGTAATCTATAGAGACTTGGGAGGTTTTTTGTATGAGCAACCCCTCTCCGGATTAGCAGAACAAATTGTCACTTTAGTTCATCAATATCAGGCAGAAATTTTAGTTATCGATTCCTTTAAAGCGATTCATGACTTAACAGAAAATCTGGGAGAGTTTCGCCGTTTCTGCTATGATTTATCGGTGAGATTGGCTAGCGCGCGCTGTACAACTTTTTTGGTGACTGAGAGCGATCGCACCCAAATTACCCAAGGTGCAGAGTTCGCGATCGCCGATGGTATCTTCTACCTCTGTATGTCGAAAATTGGTGGAGAGCAGAGTCGCTTCTTCCAAATATATAAACTGCGGGGACGAGACTCCCAAATGGAAGCTTTCCCCTTTACGATTAGTAGTAGCGGAGTCCGTATCTTCAGCCCTGCTTTAACATTACGACGACAACGCAGCAATCTCGAAAGGGAAGAACAGTGTTTACACACGGGTATTTCTGGCTTAGATCCCCTCCTCAAAGGTGGTATACCCCTTGGACGCTCCATCATCCTTTCCGGAGTTTCTGGAACCGGAAAAACCACCTTTGGATTGCAATTTCTAATCACAGGTGCAGCAAATAATGAGAGAGGATTATTATTTTCCTTTGAAGAAACCGCCGATAGACTATATAAAACAGCTGCGGGTTTTGGTTGGGATTTAGCACCTTATATTGCCCAAGATATCTTAAGAATTGTCTTTGTCCCCCAAACAGATATCCGTCTGGAAGAGCAATTAGAAAATATTGTGGAAGCTGTAGAAAACTTCCAACCTCGGCGCTTTGTGTTAGATTCTCTCTCTGTCTTCCTCTACAAAGTTAATGATAGTGCTACTCAAAGAGAAAAAACATTTCAACTTGCAACCATAGTTCAGCGCGTTGGAGGTGTGGGTTTACTCATTTCCGATATTCCCGCAGAGGAGAAATACCGACTTTCCCGCTTTGGAGTCGAAGAAACTATCGCTGACGGGACTATAGTTCTATCCACAGAAGTTACAGGAAAAAGACGAGATAGATATATTGAAGTCTTTAAAATGCGCGCGGCAGATTATATTTCCGGTCGTCACCGTTTAGAAATTACTCCCCACGGTATTGAAGTATTATACCTCGGTGGACAAACCGCTCCTAGTTCAGAATTAACCACACCTCCAACCCTTACCTTTGAACCCCTACAAGGATTAATTCAGGGTGAGTTATCTTTTAACACCAGTTGGTTATTACAAGGAGAACCGGGTTTAGGAAAGAGTACCCTTGCCTACCAATTTGCCATGGAAGGATTACGTCGCCAAGAGTCAGTTTTATATATTGGTGCTGATGTTCCTCAACAGCAAATTAGGCAGTCCTTAGAAAATTTTGGCTTTTTCCCCACACCCTATTTAGAGTCAGGTAATCTATTAATTCTAGATGTTTTTAGTGCGGGTGAAAATAGTTTATCTTTAGAGGACCCAGAAAGATTTCTCTTCACAGTTTCTCATTTTCTGGCGCAAATGCCCAGACCTTGCCGTGTAGTGCTAGATTCCCTGACACCCCTAGCAATTAATTATCCCCATGCCGATTTTGTAACTTTAGTTCACCGTAAAAACCGTTTATTACGGCAACCGGGAGTTGTTTTATTTGATATCTTTTTAACCAAAATTCTCAATCAAAGTGACCTCTACGGACTTTTAAATACCTTTGATGTAGTGATTGATTTATATATTCCGAATTGGGGAGAAATGAATCGTCCAGGGAATTTAGGTTATCCATCTCTGCGTGTGGTGAAATCACGGGGAACTCGTGCAGATACCCGTCCCTATCCCTATCGTATTTCCCAAACTGAGGGAATTGTTGTGCAACAGGATTACTATCATTAG
- a CDS encoding alkaline phosphatase, whose product MENLERFLHSQIKRRHLLIGAGAFTGLLATQFSHQRAIANIKYSNYPFTLGVASGEPDASSVVIWTRLAPDPLNGGGMPPYNVRVRWEVATDPYMRRIVAKGTEYALPELAHSLRVIVNGLNPDTVYWYRFIAGNEASPVGRTRTAPMVNAILNKFTFALVSCQHYEQGYYTAYKYAAQDDLNLIVHVGDYIYEGGITTDPTRPRRHNSSEILTLTDYRNRHALYKTDTNLQAAHAACPWIVTWDDHEVENNYANSISEIDTEPDQDPIIFLQRRAIAYQAYYEHMPLRPFSRPVGADMQLFRRLSFGNLATFHVLDTRQYRTDQPCGDGTKERCPENLNPNATITGQRQENWLFRGLKRSQTKWNILAQQVPIAQRDMKPGEGGTYSMDKWDGYLASRERLIGFLEKQKPSNPISLAGDVHNNWAMDLKSDFDKPESAIVGSEFVCTSISSGGDGTDTNPTVEAYLPDNPHIKFFNNQRGYVRCTLTPQLWQSDYLVVSGVTTPNGTVSKRASYVVESENPGIKQA is encoded by the coding sequence ATGGAAAACTTAGAACGATTTTTACACAGTCAGATCAAGCGACGTCATCTGTTGATTGGTGCAGGAGCATTTACAGGTTTATTAGCTACTCAATTTTCCCATCAACGGGCGATCGCCAACATCAAATACTCCAACTATCCCTTTACCCTCGGTGTCGCTTCTGGAGAACCTGACGCTAGCAGTGTAGTCATTTGGACTCGTCTTGCGCCCGATCCCTTGAATGGTGGTGGGATGCCACCTTACAATGTGCGAGTCCGTTGGGAAGTCGCCACTGACCCCTACATGAGACGGATTGTTGCCAAAGGCACAGAATACGCCCTGCCAGAATTAGCCCATTCCCTGAGGGTGATTGTCAATGGCTTAAACCCAGATACGGTTTACTGGTATCGCTTTATCGCTGGTAATGAAGCTAGTCCCGTAGGTCGAACTCGTACTGCTCCCATGGTAAACGCCATCTTGAATAAGTTTACCTTTGCTCTTGTTTCCTGCCAGCATTATGAACAAGGTTACTACACTGCTTACAAATACGCAGCCCAAGATGACCTCAATTTAATTGTCCATGTGGGAGACTATATCTATGAAGGGGGGATTACCACCGACCCCACACGACCCAGAAGACACAATAGTTCCGAAATTCTCACCCTGACGGATTACCGCAATCGCCACGCTCTCTACAAAACTGATACCAATTTACAAGCTGCCCATGCTGCTTGTCCTTGGATTGTGACCTGGGATGACCATGAGGTTGAGAACAACTACGCCAATAGTATATCGGAAATAGATACAGAGCCAGACCAAGACCCAATTATCTTTTTACAACGACGGGCGATCGCCTACCAAGCATACTACGAACATATGCCCCTGCGCCCATTCTCACGACCAGTGGGAGCAGATATGCAACTTTTCCGAAGACTGTCCTTTGGGAATTTAGCCACATTTCATGTCCTAGACACCCGCCAGTATCGCACAGACCAGCCCTGCGGCGATGGTACAAAAGAACGTTGTCCAGAGAACTTAAACCCAAACGCAACTATTACCGGTCAACGTCAAGAAAATTGGTTATTTCGAGGTTTAAAACGCTCACAAACTAAGTGGAATATCCTCGCACAACAAGTTCCCATTGCCCAAAGAGATATGAAACCTGGTGAAGGTGGAACCTATAGTATGGATAAATGGGATGGCTATTTGGCATCTCGTGAACGCTTAATTGGTTTTCTGGAAAAACAGAAACCATCAAATCCCATTAGTTTAGCCGGTGATGTTCACAACAACTGGGCAATGGATCTCAAATCTGACTTTGATAAACCAGAGTCAGCAATAGTCGGTAGTGAGTTTGTTTGTACTTCCATTAGTTCTGGTGGAGATGGAACAGATACGAACCCAACGGTTGAAGCTTATTTACCAGATAACCCCCACATCAAGTTTTTTAATAATCAACGGGGATATGTACGCTGTACCCTGACTCCCCAACTTTGGCAATCGGATTATTTAGTTGTATCAGGTGTGACTACACCCAATGGAACCGTTAGTAAACGAGCATCCTACGTTGTAGAAAGCGAAAATCCTGGTATTAAACAAGCTTAA
- a CDS encoding DUF1499 domain-containing protein, with the protein MSRLLAIALGIFLTLTVIFTAPSWALGVNNSHLADCPSSPNCVVSQNADAKHSIEPIPYHLERDKVRETLLKVLAVVPRTQVVEQTDDYIHALSKSRIFRFVDDVEFYFPKDENVIHMRSASRLGDSDLGVNRRRLEQIRLALGDLNI; encoded by the coding sequence ATGTCTCGTTTGTTGGCGATCGCCCTAGGAATATTCCTAACTCTGACTGTCATATTTACTGCACCTAGTTGGGCTTTAGGAGTAAATAACAGTCACCTTGCAGACTGTCCCTCTTCTCCTAACTGTGTTGTGAGTCAAAATGCTGATGCGAAACACAGTATTGAACCAATTCCCTACCATTTAGAGCGAGACAAGGTACGGGAAACCTTACTGAAAGTTCTGGCAGTTGTTCCCCGTACCCAGGTTGTCGAACAGACAGATGATTACATCCACGCTTTATCTAAAAGTCGTATTTTTCGTTTTGTCGATGACGTGGAATTTTATTTTCCCAAGGATGAAAATGTTATCCATATGCGATCGGCATCTCGTCTAGGAGATTCTGATTTAGGTGTGAATCGCAGACGTTTAGAACAAATTCGTCTAGCTCTGGGCGATTTGAATATTTAA
- a CDS encoding universal stress protein, producing the protein MIGNILLAVSGLGHAEEMLKTLRELPSIERAKVTVLHVVPPQSTADSMTAKWEEGGKILANAIQTLALNPTQVSSVLRQGDPKDVVCQVAEEIDADLIIMGSRGLKRLQSILSNSVSQYVFQLSSRPMLLVKDDIYVKRINRVMVAIDKSDASKQCLNLAISLVRDIKGGEIILAHVVSDLRGEDKEASQRNAELHPVLAPLVAEVKKQGVKSRSIISVGKAGEEICQLAKDLNVDLLMIGSPDRRPSIAKSFVDLDRLLGSSLSDYVRINASCPVLLARTIAA; encoded by the coding sequence ATGATAGGAAATATTTTGCTAGCTGTCTCTGGATTGGGACACGCAGAAGAAATGCTCAAAACCTTGAGAGAACTGCCATCCATCGAACGAGCAAAGGTGACAGTTTTGCACGTAGTTCCCCCCCAAAGCACCGCCGATTCAATGACAGCTAAGTGGGAAGAAGGTGGTAAAATCCTGGCAAATGCCATACAAACCCTAGCTTTGAATCCGACTCAAGTTTCCTCTGTATTACGGCAAGGTGATCCCAAGGATGTGGTTTGCCAAGTTGCTGAGGAAATTGATGCTGATTTAATTATTATGGGTTCTCGCGGACTCAAACGACTGCAATCGATATTGTCTAACTCCGTCAGTCAGTACGTTTTTCAGTTATCTTCTCGCCCGATGCTGCTGGTGAAGGATGATATCTATGTCAAAAGAATTAACCGTGTGATGGTAGCTATTGATAAGTCAGATGCATCCAAGCAATGTTTAAATTTGGCTATATCTCTAGTTAGGGATATTAAAGGAGGGGAAATTATTCTTGCTCACGTAGTCAGTGATTTACGGGGTGAAGATAAGGAAGCATCCCAAAGGAATGCGGAACTACATCCAGTATTAGCCCCATTGGTGGCAGAAGTGAAGAAGCAAGGAGTCAAATCGCGTTCTATCATTAGTGTTGGCAAAGCAGGGGAAGAGATTTGTCAATTGGCTAAGGATTTGAATGTAGATTTATTGATGATTGGTTCCCCCGATCGCCGTCCTTCTATCGCTAAGAGTTTTGTAGACTTAGATAGATTATTAGGCTCTTCTCTATCCGACTATGTACGGATTAATGCTAGCTGTCCAGTTTTATTAGCCAGAACTATTGCTGCTTGA
- a CDS encoding iron uptake porin encodes MVFRNYLWVTPLILLASNVTPVSANSTTSLSQVTSVSQLSDVQPTDWAFQALQSLVERYGCIAGYPNGTFRGQRAMTRYEFAAGLNACLDKINELIATSTADAVKKEDLETLARLQQEFADGLVELRGRVDSLEARTAELEANQFSTTTKLNAEVILSIGQAFGSEDKALNSDQWRTIDAATTPAARESRKNTAYNSIGGRKLQDNTTFSDRVRLNLVTSFTGKDQLFTRLEANNTTAFNRDVTGTNMTRVSWDTTNDKTNDVQLGKLYYRFPLGERINVIVDAIGGEFYDNFNTVNPLLSSTPVGSLSRFGRFSPIYRASNTSSASNTGSGVSANFKISDKITFSAGYLARNASNPDEKKGLFDGTYGTLAQLAFQPNKDFTLALAYAHSYYSGANNDVTLSGSYGSTFANNPFGTTTTPIATSANHYGLQGSYKLSDKFVLSGWVGYTQATAEQNSSGTAINRNVNKGDRADIWNWAITLGFPDLGKKGNLGGIIFGQPPKVTNNDYGGAVLTPTSARREDSDTSYHLEALYRYQVNSNLSITPGLIVIFNPEHNSNNDTVYVGTVRTTFRF; translated from the coding sequence ATGGTTTTCAGAAATTATTTATGGGTGACTCCCCTGATTTTGCTTGCAAGTAATGTCACTCCAGTCTCGGCGAATTCCACTACCTCCCTGAGTCAGGTGACATCCGTATCGCAACTATCCGACGTACAGCCTACAGATTGGGCATTTCAAGCTTTACAATCTTTAGTAGAGCGTTATGGTTGCATTGCAGGTTATCCGAATGGGACATTTCGTGGTCAAAGAGCCATGACACGTTACGAGTTTGCAGCTGGCTTGAATGCTTGTTTAGACAAAATCAATGAGCTAATTGCCACTAGTACCGCAGATGCAGTAAAAAAAGAGGATTTAGAAACCCTCGCTAGATTGCAACAGGAATTTGCCGATGGTTTAGTGGAACTTCGGGGAAGAGTGGATTCTCTGGAAGCACGGACTGCCGAACTGGAAGCAAATCAATTTTCCACCACTACCAAACTCAACGCAGAGGTAATATTAAGTATTGGTCAGGCATTTGGTTCCGAAGATAAAGCTCTCAACTCCGATCAATGGCGAACAATTGATGCAGCCACAACCCCAGCAGCACGAGAAAGCCGGAAAAACACTGCCTACAATAGTATCGGCGGACGCAAATTACAAGACAATACAACTTTTAGCGATCGCGTACGGTTAAACCTAGTTACAAGTTTTACAGGTAAAGACCAGTTATTTACCCGCTTAGAAGCCAACAATACCACCGCTTTTAACCGTGATGTCACAGGTACAAACATGACTCGTGTATCTTGGGACACTACAAATGATAAAACCAACGATGTGCAATTAGGTAAACTCTATTACCGTTTTCCCCTGGGTGAAAGAATAAATGTGATCGTGGATGCGATTGGTGGGGAATTCTATGATAATTTCAACACTGTCAATCCCCTACTTTCCTCAACTCCCGTTGGTTCCCTGTCTCGTTTTGGACGTTTCTCCCCGATTTACCGTGCAAGTAATACTAGTTCAGCAAGTAACACAGGTTCTGGTGTCAGTGCTAATTTCAAAATCAGTGACAAAATCACTTTTTCCGCAGGATATCTTGCCAGAAATGCTAGTAACCCGGATGAGAAAAAAGGTTTATTTGATGGAACCTATGGAACATTAGCACAGTTAGCTTTCCAACCAAATAAAGACTTTACCCTGGCTTTAGCCTATGCCCATTCATACTACAGTGGTGCAAATAATGATGTAACTCTCTCCGGTAGTTATGGTAGTACTTTTGCCAACAATCCTTTTGGGACAACAACTACACCCATTGCGACATCTGCCAACCATTACGGTTTACAGGGAAGCTATAAGCTGAGTGATAAGTTTGTCTTGTCTGGGTGGGTGGGTTACACCCAAGCAACTGCGGAACAAAACAGTTCAGGTACAGCAATTAACCGCAATGTCAACAAAGGCGATCGCGCTGATATCTGGAACTGGGCAATTACTTTAGGGTTTCCAGATTTAGGTAAAAAAGGTAACTTAGGTGGTATTATTTTTGGTCAGCCACCCAAGGTGACAAATAATGATTATGGTGGTGCAGTCCTAACTCCCACAAGCGCACGTCGGGAAGATAGTGATACTTCTTACCATTTAGAAGCTTTGTATCGATACCAAGTTAATAGTAATTTGTCAATTACACCAGGGTTAATTGTAATTTTTAATCCAGAACACAACAGTAATAATGACACAGTTTATGTGGGAACTGTACGCACTACGTTCAGATTCTAG